The following proteins are co-located in the Oceanispirochaeta sp. genome:
- a CDS encoding 8-oxo-dGTP diphosphatase gives MKIKDIDWLSWKPGEEAVISYILDGDNVLLIHKKKGLGAGKINAPGGHIEEGETPLIAAVRETEEEVGLITDNLIFSGDLFFHFTDGLKLRGTVFICRDFKGSLIETDEALPFWCPLEDIPWDRMWEDDRHWLPQALRGKQFRGRFIFDGDDMLDKEIIFYESS, from the coding sequence ATGAAAATTAAAGATATTGACTGGCTGTCCTGGAAACCCGGTGAAGAAGCTGTAATCAGCTATATTCTAGATGGTGATAATGTCCTTTTGATTCACAAGAAAAAAGGATTGGGCGCCGGAAAAATCAATGCTCCCGGTGGGCATATAGAAGAGGGTGAAACTCCCCTTATCGCCGCTGTGAGAGAAACAGAGGAAGAAGTCGGGTTAATCACGGACAATTTGATTTTTTCGGGTGATCTTTTCTTTCATTTTACCGATGGACTCAAGCTGAGAGGAACAGTTTTTATATGCAGGGATTTTAAGGGAAGTCTCATTGAAACAGATGAAGCCCTGCCATTCTGGTGCCCTCTGGAAGATATTCCCTGGGATCGAATGTGGGAAGATGACCGGCATTGGCTTCCTCAGGCCTTGAGGGGGAAGCAATTCCGGGGACGTTTTATCTTTGACGGTGATGATATGCTCGACAAAGAGATCATTTTTTATGAGTCCAGTTGA
- a CDS encoding Trp family transcriptional regulator: protein MDDQKAVKELSAALAASNNKDLIEDFLNSLLTKNEIHEVATRWALVKLIKDGMSQRKVAETLGLSLFKITRGSKELKKEHSSFRAMIELESQLDS from the coding sequence ATGGATGACCAGAAAGCCGTAAAAGAATTATCAGCAGCTCTTGCAGCTTCAAATAATAAAGATTTGATTGAAGATTTCCTCAATAGTCTTTTAACCAAGAATGAAATACATGAAGTTGCCACCCGATGGGCTCTGGTAAAACTGATAAAAGATGGGATGTCCCAGCGGAAAGTAGCCGAAACCTTGGGATTAAGCCTCTTTAAAATCACAAGAGGTTCAAAAGAACTTAAAAAAGAACACTCCTCATTCAGAGCCATGATTGAACTTGAATCTCAACTGGACTCATAA
- a CDS encoding ATP-binding protein has protein sequence MRHLVSKAIESLPKLDSGQINNLISILAEEVKDIELLEMVLSSLPFGVIVARPDHYIQFMNIPVKRMVPLQQKGLDKLKAWEVILDSDISNFVKESLLEAETVKPRDFTLETLNRDITLAVGVMPVVKEGSIQGDFIYIEDVTDKRLEEARLRRAESLAAMTTMAASVAHEIKNPLGSISIYLQLMQKSLNTDSESCRTDLEDYLSIISEEVERLNSIVVDYLFAVRPMDTHPIPTSINSIIEELITFVQYELMEAGIKVEEYPGKDLPLLNLDEKLIKQALLNIIKNALAAMENGGTLTIRTYEKDNMVHMRIQDTGIGIPADLVSKIFEPYFTTKDNGSGLGLTVVYKVIKEHGGELRVFSKEGEGTTFTILLPIPQTVNKLLVWKGETI, from the coding sequence ATGAGGCATTTAGTAAGTAAAGCCATAGAGTCCCTTCCAAAACTGGATTCGGGACAGATTAACAACCTCATTTCCATTCTGGCAGAAGAAGTCAAGGACATAGAACTTCTGGAAATGGTTCTCTCTTCTCTCCCTTTCGGCGTCATCGTCGCACGGCCGGATCATTACATCCAATTTATGAATATTCCGGTCAAACGAATGGTTCCGCTGCAGCAGAAGGGCTTAGACAAATTAAAAGCCTGGGAAGTGATCCTGGATAGTGACATTTCCAATTTCGTGAAAGAATCACTTCTGGAAGCAGAAACAGTAAAGCCCAGAGACTTTACCCTGGAAACTTTAAACCGTGATATCACTCTGGCTGTGGGAGTCATGCCTGTTGTCAAAGAAGGCAGCATACAGGGAGACTTTATCTATATCGAAGATGTTACGGACAAACGCCTTGAAGAAGCCAGACTCCGCAGGGCAGAGAGTCTGGCAGCCATGACAACAATGGCTGCCAGTGTGGCTCATGAAATTAAAAATCCACTGGGAAGCATCAGCATCTATCTCCAGCTTATGCAGAAATCCCTTAACACCGACAGTGAGAGCTGTAGGACAGACCTGGAAGACTACCTTTCTATCATCAGCGAGGAAGTTGAACGCCTCAATTCCATCGTCGTTGATTATCTGTTTGCGGTGCGTCCTATGGATACCCATCCGATCCCCACAAGCATCAACAGCATCATAGAGGAGTTGATTACATTTGTTCAGTATGAACTCATGGAAGCTGGGATTAAGGTGGAAGAGTACCCCGGGAAAGACCTTCCTCTATTGAACCTTGATGAAAAATTGATTAAACAAGCCTTATTGAATATTATAAAAAACGCACTGGCAGCCATGGAAAACGGCGGAACTCTGACGATCAGGACCTATGAGAAGGATAACATGGTTCATATGCGAATTCAGGATACAGGAATAGGAATACCTGCAGACCTGGTGTCGAAAATATTTGAACCCTATTTTACAACAAAGGATAACGGCTCCGGTCTGGGCTTGACTGTAGTCTATAAAGTAATAAAAGAGCATGGCGGTGAACTGCGTGTTTTCTCAAAAGAGGGGGAGGGTACAACCTTTACCATTCTTCTCCCCATACCGCAGACGGTGAATAAGCTACTCGTCTGGAAGGGTGAAACCATTTGA